The Oscillospiraceae bacterium genome contains a region encoding:
- a CDS encoding oxidoreductase, with product MEQLNWAVLGTGAIANEMALAFKAMGRTLGAVGSRSPEKAAAFAKRYGAQKAYADFREMFTDPAVDVIYLATPNNTHMEFLRAALAGGKHVLCEKSIALNSRELADAARLAEQRGLVLAEAMTIWHMPLYKELRRMVGAGELGRVQMMTLNFGSFKEYDMQNRFFAPSLAGGALLDIGVYALSLARGFMESQPDRVLSQMRPAPTGVDEQAGILLMNRQGQMATLALSLHAKQPKRAVISCEKGYLEILEYPRADRALWVDAATGAQRVLAAGEAARALQYELEDMERAVLTGDAGPMRLGETADVMALMTALRREWGLQYPGEVW from the coding sequence ATGGAACAGCTCAACTGGGCGGTGCTGGGCACCGGCGCGATTGCAAACGAAATGGCCCTGGCCTTTAAAGCCATGGGGCGGACGCTCGGCGCGGTGGGCAGCCGCAGCCCGGAAAAGGCGGCGGCGTTTGCAAAAAGATACGGGGCGCAAAAGGCCTATGCCGATTTCCGCGAGATGTTCACCGACCCCGCGGTGGATGTGATCTATCTTGCCACCCCCAACAACACCCACATGGAATTTTTGCGTGCGGCACTGGCGGGCGGCAAACATGTGCTGTGCGAAAAATCCATTGCCCTGAACAGCCGCGAGCTGGCCGACGCGGCGCGCCTGGCGGAGCAGAGGGGCCTGGTGCTGGCCGAGGCCATGACCATATGGCACATGCCGCTGTACAAGGAGCTGCGGCGCATGGTGGGCGCGGGGGAGCTGGGCCGGGTGCAGATGATGACCCTGAACTTCGGCAGTTTTAAGGAATACGACATGCAAAACCGCTTTTTTGCCCCCAGCCTTGCGGGCGGCGCGCTGCTGGACATTGGGGTCTACGCCCTGAGCCTGGCCCGCGGCTTTATGGAAAGCCAGCCCGACCGGGTGCTCAGCCAGATGCGCCCCGCCCCCACAGGGGTGGACGAACAGGCCGGCATCCTGCTGATGAACAGGCAGGGGCAGATGGCCACCCTGGCGCTGAGCCTGCACGCAAAGCAGCCCAAGCGGGCGGTGATCAGCTGTGAAAAGGGGTATCTTGAAATTCTGGAATACCCCCGGGCCGACCGGGCGCTTTGGGTGGACGCGGCCACCGGGGCGCAGCGGGTGCTGGCCGCGGGCGAAGCTGCCCGCGCGCTGCAATACGAGCTGGAGGATATGGAGCGGGCCGTGCTAACCGGCGACGCCGGGCCGATGCGGCTGGGAGAGACCGCCGACGTGATGGCGCTGATGACCGCCCTGCGCAGGGAGTGGGGGCTGCAATACCCCGGCGAGGTGTGGTGA